Proteins from one Bacteroides mediterraneensis genomic window:
- a CDS encoding alpha-L-rhamnosidase C-terminal domain-containing protein, with the protein MKTITLIFLFIASFVNVLSNTRDPRVREYITPKRIVWVSNEQNIKNSQVLLLDGKGQSDLLDNNVCNMISKDGECASVLLDFGKEIQGGIQIVTGQSKGPVNVRIRFGESVGEAMSELGNKRSSNAHAIRDFKTVLPNLGVAELGNSGFRFVRIDLLGNNVDFHLKEVRAISVFRDIPYKGTFRCSDKRLDEIWKTGAYTVHLNMQEYLWDGIKRDRLVWVGDMHPEVMTINTVFGYNEVVPKSLDMIRDLTKLPSWMNRICSYSIWWLIIQRDWYLYHGDIEYLQKQKDYILSLLDLLIDNVGEDGIEKLKGGRFLDWPSNKHPKAINAGLQSLMIMAMNAGYELCMIFNEKEKAEKCKTLSDKMLESSDPVKQEYLNSGKRITDPGHKQGAALMSLAGIMDPAEADRNIISVEGAKGFSTFYGYYMLKAMAKAGNYQGAVDIIREYWGGMLDLGATTFWEDFNLDWIENSSRIDEIVPEGKNDIHGDFGDYCYKGYRHSLCHGWASGPTSWLSEYVLGIKVLEPGCKVVKIEPHLCDLDWAKGTFPTPYGIISVKHTKANDGTVKTEISAPDEIKVIIDLE; encoded by the coding sequence ATGAAAACTATTACTTTAATATTTCTTTTTATAGCATCTTTCGTCAATGTTCTCTCTAATACCAGAGATCCAAGGGTTAGAGAGTATATTACTCCTAAAAGAATTGTATGGGTATCTAATGAGCAAAATATCAAAAACAGTCAGGTTCTTTTATTGGATGGAAAGGGTCAGTCCGATTTATTGGATAATAATGTGTGCAATATGATATCTAAAGACGGGGAGTGTGCGTCTGTTCTATTGGACTTTGGAAAGGAAATTCAAGGCGGTATTCAGATTGTGACAGGACAATCCAAAGGTCCGGTAAATGTACGTATCCGTTTTGGTGAAAGCGTAGGTGAAGCCATGAGCGAATTGGGAAATAAGAGATCTTCAAATGCCCATGCTATAAGAGATTTCAAGACAGTGCTTCCTAATTTGGGGGTAGCTGAATTGGGAAACTCAGGTTTTAGATTTGTCAGGATTGATTTGCTCGGTAATAATGTTGATTTCCATTTAAAGGAAGTCAGGGCTATTTCTGTATTTAGGGATATACCTTATAAAGGAACATTCAGATGTAGTGATAAGCGTTTGGATGAAATATGGAAAACAGGCGCATATACCGTACATCTTAATATGCAGGAGTATCTTTGGGACGGTATAAAGCGTGACAGACTGGTTTGGGTTGGCGATATGCACCCGGAGGTAATGACTATCAATACAGTTTTCGGGTATAATGAGGTGGTACCTAAAAGTCTTGATATGATAAGGGATCTGACCAAACTGCCTTCATGGATGAACAGAATCTGTTCTTATTCAATATGGTGGCTGATAATACAGAGAGACTGGTATCTTTATCATGGTGATATAGAGTATCTTCAGAAGCAGAAAGATTATATATTGTCATTGTTGGATTTGCTGATTGATAATGTAGGCGAGGATGGAATAGAAAAACTTAAAGGAGGAAGATTTCTTGACTGGCCTTCCAATAAACATCCAAAAGCAATCAATGCAGGTCTTCAGTCGTTGATGATTATGGCAATGAATGCAGGATACGAATTGTGTATGATATTCAATGAGAAAGAAAAGGCTGAAAAATGCAAGACACTTTCAGATAAAATGTTAGAATCGTCTGATCCTGTTAAACAGGAGTATCTTAATTCAGGCAAAAGAATTACTGATCCCGGCCATAAACAGGGTGCTGCGCTTATGTCTCTTGCCGGTATTATGGATCCGGCAGAAGCCGATAGAAATATTATTTCCGTAGAAGGAGCAAAAGGATTCTCTACATTTTACGGATATTATATGTTGAAAGCTATGGCAAAAGCCGGAAATTATCAAGGTGCTGTTGATATCATTCGTGAATACTGGGGAGGTATGTTGGACTTGGGAGCTACAACATTCTGGGAGGATTTCAATCTGGATTGGATTGAAAATTCATCACGCATAGATGAAATAGTACCTGAAGGGAAGAATGATATACATGGTGATTTCGGTGATTATTGTTATAAGGGGTATCGACATAGTCTGTGTCATGGATGGGCTTCAGGTCCTACTTCCTGGCTAAGTGAATATGTACTAGGTATTAAAGTCCTTGAACCTGGTTGCAAGGTAGT